Proteins from one Anopheles nili chromosome 2, idAnoNiliSN_F5_01, whole genome shotgun sequence genomic window:
- the LOC128724100 gene encoding dead end protein homolog 1-like, with protein MPIEWLGRTYQIQQINGQCICSLMNPQSNAEHAVEVFVNGIPRTYGADELIPILSKPGVIASMRILMEYDGLNRGIAYVKYLNPTDAEWAIKVLNGIPLSDTCALFLSTSQDYRSFWICNLFPTLSDDMIFWTVAKLTRSDSFSLNFNYLPTRRVKVTFSSHQELIPALNTVNNFRYLFGNSCFVKQEQTCCLNRPNSDTL; from the exons ATGCCGATCGAGTGGCTGGGAAGAACGTATCAAATTCAGCAAATCAATGGGCAGTGTATCTGCTCCTTGATGAACCCTCAATCTAACGCTGAACATGCAGTAGAAGTATTCGTCAATGGAATACCACGGACCTACGGAGCGGATGAGTTGATTCCTATTTTGTCGAAACCGGGAGTGATTGCTTCCATGCGAATTTTGATGGAATACGATGGCTTGAACAGGGGCATCGCTTACGTGAAGTATTTGAATCCGACTGACGCTGAATGGGCAATAAAGGTACTGAATGGAATACCTCTTTCCGACACGTGTGCGCTATTCTTATCTACTAGTCAGGATTATCGTTCCTTCTGGATATGCAATCTGTTTCCTACTCTATCGGACGACATGATCTTTTGGACTGTGGCTAAATTGACCCGTTCTGATTCC TTTTCATTGAACTTCAACTACTTACCAACCCGTCGGGTGAAAGTAACGTTCTCGTCCCACCAGGAATTGATTCCAGCACTCAACACGGTGAATAACTTTCGATACTTATTCGGTAACAGTTGTTTCGTGAAACAAGAGCAAAC ATGCTGCCTGAACAGGCCCAACAGCGATACGCTATAA